A segment of the Sulfitobacter sp. D7 genome:
GAACAGCAGCACGCGCGCGATCACGCCGGAATGGCAGATGCGCGATACCCGCCGCGGCACGGCGTACAATATCCGCACGGCAGTTCCGTCAGATGACCGGCTGTTCATTGAATTGACCTGCGAGAGCGGGGTGGCGGTGTGAGCACATCGATCGACCTGCAAACCCTGATTTACGAGCGCCTCGTCGCAGATGCGCGCGTTCACGCGCTGGTGGGGGACCGCATCTTCGACCGGATGCCAGCAGACGCAGATTATCCCTGCATCACCTTCGGCCCGTCTGACTACAGCCCCGATGACATGGATTGCATCGAAGGCCGGGATGAGACGCTCCAGCTGGATTGCTGGGCGGTGGATCACGGGCGGCTTCGGCCCGCAAAGGAGATCGCGGACGCGGTCAAAAAGGCGCTTCACCAATTCGAAGCAGATGCTGGAGACAGCGCCCTGATCACGATGACGGTGGAGGGGGTGCGCGTCATGCGCGACCGCGATGGGATCACGGGCCACGGCATCGTGACGGTCACAGCCAATTTGGAGGAAGCGTAATGGTAAAGGGGCTCGCAGAGTTCAATCGCCGTTGGGGGGCGATCCCTGAGAAGGTTCGACAGGCCGCGCGGGACACGTTGGAGCAAAACGCCGAAGAGATCGTGGCGGATATGAAGCGCGTGGCCCCGAAAGGCGAAAGCCTCGATTTGGTCAATTCGATCGGCTGGACCTGGGGCGATGCGCCAGAGGGCTCAATGGTGATCGGTACCGTGGGTGGCAAAGAGTACTCGACCCTCCGCATCACGATCTACGCAGGCGCAGGAGATGCGTTCTACGCCCGTTTCCAAGAGTTCGGGACCAAGGACATGCCGGCCAATCCGTTCTTCTTTCCGGTGTGGCGCACGCGCAAGCGGCGCGTGAAGTCGCGGCTGACGCGAAACATCAACAAGGCAATCAAGGAAGCATGATGAAGATCAAGATCAAACAGGATGCGCATCACCGCATCAGCTCCGCCAAGAGCCAGTGGTTCAAGGCGGGCTCAGAGGTATCGGTTCCGCAAGCAACAGCAGAGGCGCTTGTGGAGCGGGGCGTGGCCGAGGTGATCGGCGACAAGAAACCATCTTCGGCAAAGGGGAAATAACATGGCGACTGGCAAACAGACAAAGCGGCTGATCGTGCAGCTGGGTGATGGAGCAACCCCGACCGAGGCCTTCGCGCATACCTGTGGGGCCAATACGTTCGGCATCACGCTGACCAACAACCTCGGCGAAAACACGGTGCTGGATTGCGACAATCCGCTCGATGTGCCGGCTACGATCGTGCGGCATCTTGAGAGCCAAGACACCAGCGTCACGCTCAGCGGCATGGTGACCATCGAAGCATGGCCGACATGGCGCGACTGGGCCGACACCGGCAGCGAGAAGAACATCAAGATCCTGCTGGATGAAGACGCGGCCAACAATGGCGGCCACTGGATCCTGCCCGCCTATCTCGCTGGTCTTGAACTTGGCAAGGAGACCAGCGGCAAGGTGACTTTCAGCGCGACCATCTCGGGCGCCGGTCAGCGCGTCTGGACTGACGCAGTCTGATGGCTGATGTGATTGCAGAATGGGCCGGGAAAGAGCGCCTTTTCCGGCTCACCTTTGGCGGGGTCCTCGAGCTTGAGGAAGCCTGCGGGAAGGATGCTATCGGTGCGATCTTCCTTCGCGTTTCCTCGGGGAAGTTCCGAGCAGAAGACATCTGGCACACGATCAGGATTGCGTTGATGGGTGGCGGTGAGAACAAGGTCGCGGCCAAGCAGCTTATGGAGGCGCATTTCGAGCGCCAACCGTGGCACGACAACGCAGCGCTGGCAGGCGATATCCTGATCGCCCTTATGTCTGGTGTTGAGGATGGCGACGCCTCCAACGACGAAGAGGCGCCCGAACCCATGCGGTTTTCCGAGGTCAGCCAGATTTGTCGCGAGTTCAACATGTCACCGCTCGATCTGCGCGAGATGACCTACGCGGATTTCATCAACATGGTGCGCGGGTTCAACGCCGGCAGCAAGAAAGCCGAACCGCCAACCGAGGAAGAGTTCGATGAAATCCTTGCTAGGTATGAGCCGGAGGCGCTGAAGTAATGGCTGAAGTCGAAACCGCATTGATGCTGCGCCTTGAGGCGTCCCTTGCTAAGTTCGAAAAGCAGATGGCACGCGCGCGCAAGGCAGGTGTCGACAGCGCCACGCGGGTCGAAAAGCAGTTCGCTGCCAGCAATCGAAAAATGGCGCAGACCGCTGAGGCCAGCGCACAGACCATCGGTAAGGAAATGGACCGGTTGCGGGCGAAGTATGACCCGCTCTTCGCGGCGTCGAAGCGGTATGAGACTGAGCTGGAGGAATTGAACAGGGCGCAAAAGGTCGGAGCCTTGAACACGCAACAGTATGACGCAGCGCTGGAGCAGCTTAATGCTGAGTACATGCGGGCCACTGGGGGCGCTCAGCGGCTTGCGGGGGCGAACGCGCGTGCGGCGGGGGCCACGCGCGGTATGGGCGGCGGAATCCAAAACGCAGCCTATCAGATCGGCGACTTTGCGGTGCAGGTTGGCGCTGGTACCTCGGCATCGATTGCCCTTGGTCAGCAATTGCCACAGTTGCTTGGCGGGATGGGCGTTTTGGGCGCGGTTCT
Coding sequences within it:
- a CDS encoding DUF3168 domain-containing protein, with amino-acid sequence MSTSIDLQTLIYERLVADARVHALVGDRIFDRMPADADYPCITFGPSDYSPDDMDCIEGRDETLQLDCWAVDHGRLRPAKEIADAVKKALHQFEADAGDSALITMTVEGVRVMRDRDGITGHGIVTVTANLEEA
- a CDS encoding HK97-gp10 family putative phage morphogenesis protein, coding for MVKGLAEFNRRWGAIPEKVRQAARDTLEQNAEEIVADMKRVAPKGESLDLVNSIGWTWGDAPEGSMVIGTVGGKEYSTLRITIYAGAGDAFYARFQEFGTKDMPANPFFFPVWRTRKRRVKSRLTRNINKAIKEA
- a CDS encoding phage tail tube protein, whose translation is MATGKQTKRLIVQLGDGATPTEAFAHTCGANTFGITLTNNLGENTVLDCDNPLDVPATIVRHLESQDTSVTLSGMVTIEAWPTWRDWADTGSEKNIKILLDEDAANNGGHWILPAYLAGLELGKETSGKVTFSATISGAGQRVWTDAV
- a CDS encoding gene transfer agent family protein; its protein translation is MADVIAEWAGKERLFRLTFGGVLELEEACGKDAIGAIFLRVSSGKFRAEDIWHTIRIALMGGGENKVAAKQLMEAHFERQPWHDNAALAGDILIALMSGVEDGDASNDEEAPEPMRFSEVSQICREFNMSPLDLREMTYADFINMVRGFNAGSKKAEPPTEEEFDEILARYEPEALK